A genome region from Rhinopithecus roxellana isolate Shanxi Qingling chromosome 10, ASM756505v1, whole genome shotgun sequence includes the following:
- the GPR182 gene encoding G-protein coupled receptor 182: protein MSVKPSWGPGPSEGVTAVPASDLGDIHNWTELLDLFNHTLSECHVELSDSTKRVILFALYLAMFVVGLVENLLVICVNWRGSGRAGLLNLYILNMAIADLGIVLSLPVWMLEVTLDYTWLWGSFSCRFTHYFYFVNMYSSIFFLVCLSVDRYVTLTSASPSWQRYQHRVRRALCAGIWVLSAIIPLPEVVHIQLVEGPEPMCLFMAPFETYSTWALAVALSTTILGFLLPFPLIAVFNVLTACRLRQPEQPKSRRHCLLMCAYVAVFVICWLPYHVTLLLLTLHGTHISLHCHLVHLLYFFYDVIDCFSMLHCVINPILYNFLSPHFRGRLLNAVVHYLPKDQTRAGAHSSSSSCSTQHSIIITKGDSQPAAVAPDPEPSLSFQASPLLPNTSPFSPPQPLTSS from the coding sequence ATGTCAGTGAAACCCAGCTGGGGGCCCGGCCCCTCGGAGGGGGTCACCGCAGTGCCCGCCAGTGACCTTGGAGATATCCACAACTGGACCGAGCTGCTCGACCTCTTCAACCACACTTTGTCTGAGTGCCACGTGGAGCTCAGTGACAGCACCAAGCGCGTGATCCTCTTTGCCCTCTACCTGGCCATGTTTGTGGTTGGGCTGGTGGAGAACCTCCTGGTGATATGCGTCAACTGGCGTGGCTCAGGCCGGGCGGGGCTGCTGAACCTCTACATCCTCAACATGGCCATCGCGGACCTGGGCATTGTCCTGTCTCTGCCCGTGTGGATGCTGGAGGTCACGCTGGACTACACCTGGCTCTGGGGCAGCTTCTCCTGCCGCTTCACTCACTACTTCTACTTTGTCAACATGTACAGCAGCATCTTCTTCCTGGTGTGCCTCAGCGTTGACCGCTATGTCACCCTCACCAGTGCCTCCCCCTCCTGGCAGCGTTACCAGCACCGAGTGCGGCGGGCCCTGTGTGCAGGCATCTGGGTCCTCTCGGCCATCATCCCGCTGCCTGAGGTGGTCCACATCCAGCTGGTGGAGGGCCCTGAGCCCATGTGCCTCTTCATGGCACCTTTTGAAACGTACAGTACCTGGGCCCTGGCAGTGGCCCTGTCCACCACCATCCTGGGCTTCCTGCTGCCCTTCCCTCTTATCGCAGTCTTCAACGTGCTGACGGCCTGCCGGCTGCGGCAGCCAGAACAACCCAAGAGCCGGCGCCACTGCCTGCTGATGTGTGCCTATGTGGCCGTCTTTGTTATTTGCTGGTTGCCCTATCATGTGACCCTGCTGCTGCTCACACTGCATGGGACCCACATTTCCCTCCACTGCCACCTGGTCCACCTGCTCTACTTCTTCTATGATGTCATCGACTGCTTCTCCATGCTGCACTGTGTCATCAACCCCATCCTTTACAACTTTCTCAGCCCACACTTCCGGGGCCGGCTCCTGAACGCTGTAGTCCATTACCTTCCTAAGGACCAGACCAGGGCAGGCGCacactcctcctcttcctcctgttccaCCCAGCATTCCATCATCATCACCAAGGGGGACAGCCAGCCCGCTGCAGTAGCCCCCGACCCCGAGCCAAGCCTGAGCTTTCAGGCATCCCCTTTGCTTCCAaacacttcccccttctctcccccTCAGCCTCTTACATCCAGCTGA